The following proteins are co-located in the Solanum pennellii chromosome 8, SPENNV200 genome:
- the LOC107026655 gene encoding ankyrin repeat-containing protein At5g02620-like has product MDTEKRLYDAAVKGDVRVLQELLEQDVLILDRLALTCFNETPLHIAALRGHIEFVRLILAQNPQLAAELDSRKLSALHIASAKGHLNIVKMLLLVNPEICLACDRDGANPLHLAAIKGRVEVIKELIHVRPRAALGTMINGENILHLCVKHNQIEVLKVLMEIEWDSELLNAKDGNGHNILHLAVADKQIETVKYLLKTHQIDVNAMDANGNTSLDILVQSRRDVNDLSIGECLGEAGGLRAKNIPMSIIPNDSGGNNHPPVSSAPTYLGGNQAPSKGDWLSKKRETIMVVASLIATMAFQAGVNPPGGVWQENEKLDDPRTPLYKAGESVMAYNHARPYRYFLRVNTIAFVSSLSTILLLISGLPFRRRLFMWGLMVIMWSTVTSIALTYGIAIYIITPRKDREPLGQIIYIGITVWCGLMALLLLGNTIRLLRVWQKKKHEIRRAAVQKFVNLVTVNV; this is encoded by the exons ATGGATACTGAGAAGAGACTCTATGATGCTGCAGTTAAAGGAGATGTTAGAGTTTTACAAGAATTACTTGAACAAGATGTTCTAATTCTTGATAGACTTGCCTTAACTTGCTTCAATGAAACACCTTTGCACATAGCAGCACTGCGTGGTCATATCGAGTTTGTGAGGTTAATTCTTGCTCAAAATCCACAGCTTGCTGCTGAATTGGATTCGCGGAAGTTATCTGCTCTTCACATAGCTTCAGCCAAAGGACATCTGAATATTGTTAAGATGTTGTTGTTGGTAAATCCTGAAATATGCCTGGCTTGTGATCGCGATGGTGCAAATCCTCTTCATCTTGCAGCTATCAAAGGTCGAGTTGAAGTCATTAAGGAACTTATACATGTAAGGCCTCGTGCAGCTCTAGGAACAATGATCAACGGAGAAAACATTTTGCATTTGTGTGTGAAGCATAATCAGATTGAGGTTCTGAAGGTTCTAATGGAGATTGAATGGGACAGTGAGTTGTTGAATGCGAAGGATGGTAATGGACACAACATTCTGCATTTGGCTGTTGCTGATAAGCAAATTGAG ACTGTCAAGTACTTGTTGAAGACACATCAAATTGATGTgaatgcaatggatgcaaatgGGAATACATCATTAGATATCTTAGTACAGAGTCGTAGGGACGTGAATGATCTATCCATTGGTGAATGTCTTGGAGAAGCTGGAGGTTTAAGAGCAAAAAATATTCCAATGTCCATCATTCCCAATGACTCTGGCGGAAATAACCATCCTCCAGTATCTTCAGCACCAACATATTTAGGAGGAAATCAGGCGCCATCAAAAGGTGATTGGCTTTCAAAGAAACGCGAGACAATAATGGTGGTAGCCTCACTCATTGCAACCATGGCATTCCAAGCTGGAGTGAACCCTCCAGGAGGTGTTTggcaagaaaatgaaaaattggaTGATCCGAGAACACCCTTATATAAAGCAGGGGAATCAGTAATGGCTTATAATCATGCCAGACCATATCGATATTTCCTTCGTGTCAACACCATTGCTTTTGTCTCTTCTCTCAGCACAATCTTGTTGCTGATAAGTGGATTGCCCTTCAGGCGCAGACTTTTTATGTGGGGTTTAATGGTTATAATGTGGTCAACAGTTACCTCAATAGCACTCACTTATGGCATAGCAATTTACATCATCACGCCTAGGAAGGACAGGGAACCACTTGGTCAGATCATTTATATAGGAATAACAGTGTGGTGTGGCTTAATGGCACTACTTCTACTCGGTAACACAATACGCCTGTTGCGTGTATGGCAGAAAAAGAAGCATGAAATAAGAAGAGCAGCAGtacaaaaatttgtaaatttagTTACTGTCAATGTTTGA